The Swingsia samuiensis genome contains the following window.
GATCTTTTAAAACCAGAACACCTTTCAGACTTTTTGGCAGTTTGCTTTCCTTCAACAAACGTAAGTGAAGAGAAAGACTTTTTTCTTTCACGCTAAATTTTTGCGGTGCATTTTGTTCTATAATGCCACCACTTTCTGGCATAAACCATGCATCAGCAACGTTTTTCGAAGATAAACCATTCCCTAAAATATTCAGAACACCATCGCTCGTTATCAAAGCCTGAAAAGGTGAAAAACGCGGCGTCCTCTTATCGGCATCGTTAAATAGAACCTCTTGCCTCCCCAGTTTGGGAGTTCCACGCGCACGAGGTAGTTCTAATATAAAATCTGCATGTTCAGGTATACAAACTTGTGCACAAACCAACCATTCAGCATGCGCTTTTAACGTGACAAGCCCCGCTCCTTGTAACGTTAAGTTTTTAGGCAGCAGAACGTCATTCATATAAACATATGACATTAAGCCACTATCACTCAGCCTATCCGGAGTAGGCCAAATAATGTTCGAACTTTTCTCTATCGTGGCCCCTTGTGCAGCAATATCTAATGTGGGCGCATCACCGGCATCACCCGGATTGATCCAATAAGTATGCCAACCCGGCTTTAATTGCAGCCGAAGCCCCACCTTTAATGATTGATTGGCCCCAACAGTATCATAATCTGTAACTAAAGATGCTTTGTCATGTGTCGACTCAACAACAGCACTTTCGGCTGCACTAGCTTGTTGATTTTCATTCCAGCCAAAAACCATCAAAATTACAAAAAGAACTAAAAAAATTCGACTGCTCGGCAAGGTCATCTCATTTCTTAATTTATACAGATAGAATCTAAATTAAATCACTTTAATCCCATTTTCTGAGATATATCTTTAAAGGGGCATCCTCCCCTCAAGCAGCTTCCCCCCAACCTGATGGTCAGGGGGCCCAAAATAATTAACGCAAAATCCCGGTGTGTCCAACGCTATAACGACCAGGTTGTGGCCATACCGTCAAACCATGAGGTTCAGCGCCTACTGGTATTTTACGCATAGACCCTGTCGTTGTATCAATCGCATAAACAACATCATCGAAACGTCCGGAAAGCCACAGAACTTTCCCATCTGCACTCACATTCCCCATATCTGGGCTTCCCCCACCGGCAATCATCCACGTTTTGACAACTTTATCCGTTGCAAAATCAATCAAAGATACGCCGCCGGGGCCATGACGCCGCCCATGAACCAAATGTGAACCGCGATTAGCGACATACATTAACTTAGCATCCCGACTTGGATACAACCCATGTGTTCCAATACCCGTCGGGATAAAACCAGTTTCTTTAAAACTATCTCCATCTAATACGAAAACACCGTCTGCCATCATATCAGCAACATAAAATTTATGCCCATCTGGAGCTGTTAAAATATCTTGAGGCATCCCACCTTTCGATAGTTTTAACATTCCCAAAAGCTTCAAATTAACAGTATCTACTTTCGCTAAATAGCCACCAAACTCACACGTAAAAATTGCATATTTACCATCAATGGAGAAATCAGCATGGTTCACACCTTTACATTGAGGTGTTTCCA
Protein-coding sequences here:
- a CDS encoding YVTN family beta-propeller repeat protein encodes the protein MTLKASFLTALTLLGTSVAYAQGVDQKAAPSSPSDTVQTITGMPAVIDPHNIYSETTPSHISPAIAHDLARIYVPNLRGNSVSVIDPATYQVVDTFRVGRSPQHVVPSWDLRTLWVTNNSEGTPDGSLTPIDPATGKPGKSIPVDDPYNMYFTPDGQYAITVAEAHKRLDFRDPHTMALKGSVETPQCKGVNHADFSIDGKYAIFTCEFGGYLAKVDTVNLKLLGMLKLSKGGMPQDILTAPDGHKFYVADMMADGVFVLDGDSFKETGFIPTGIGTHGLYPSRDAKLMYVANRGSHLVHGRRHGPGGVSLIDFATDKVVKTWMIAGGGSPDMGNVSADGKVLWLSGRFDDVVYAIDTTTGSMRKIPVGAEPHGLTVWPQPGRYSVGHTGILR